Part of the Cyprinus carpio isolate SPL01 chromosome A12, ASM1834038v1, whole genome shotgun sequence genome, AGGCTTCACTCAGCAGCATCGTTCTGCTCCAATTGTAAATAAGATCAAATGAGAGAGTTTTTCTTGACAGCTGTGAACCACTGAACTCTTTTTCACCCCACAAACTGGGGAAGATTTTGGGAACCGGTTTCGTCCTTGTCCTTCAAATCTCCTCCAGGCCTCTAAATCCATTCACCGAAGACCCGTTCTCTGCAAATGCTGATGCGCCACAATTAAAACTCACCAGGCACCTCAAAGTGCTGGAAATCTCTTTAAACTGCTATCAGTTCATCCCATCGCCCTTTAGTGCGCTCCCAAATCAGCTTCCCACATAATTGCCCTGTTTGAAAGCCCCTTTTCTCTGCTTGTCCGACTTGAGCACCCATTATTCTAATCTCGAGATGTAAAATTGCCCATAATTTCCCTTGTGAGAGCTTGCTACTTCATTCAAAATCACTTGTCTTCTCTTCCCATGACTGTCATCTAAACGGAGCAACATAAACTCCACAAATCAAACTCAGGCATGGGAGTATATAAAGAGGGTGCCTGTTTAAAATCATTCCATACTTTAAGTGCAGAGAGATGGTTTCCATTTCCAGAAGTGTGGTGGATTTTTAAGCGTGGTTTGTTACCTAGTGAGGGAAAGCAGGTAAGTGACTTTGCGCTTGTGATTTCGACTAGATTGTGGGACTGTAGAGTCATCGCTGTAAATCTCCCACAGATGTTGTAGAGGCTCATAAATGTGCATTATTGTACATAATATTAGAGTTTCATGCAGTAAAAGGTTGTCATTATTGTTCTGTGCATGAGAGTTGCATGTGGCAGGCCTTATTTTATCTAATAATATGGCATATAATAAAATCCACTCAgcgttttaatttacattattgcagTTTATGATGGATTAAAACAGAGTTATTCCAAGCTGAAAAAACCCACAGTGTGCTGAATTGTGTTGGATCGGAGGTTGAAATGACAGAGGTTCTTTGTAATATGCCTGTTTAAATAAGGCTGTTTAGACAAGACCCTGTTGAGTGAGCCAGGTCAAAGTCAGGTCAAGTGGACCCCGCATTCCTCCAGGTGGCATCTTATTACAGTGGATCAGAGCAAAAACAGCACCCTTTATTTTGTGAGGGTTCATGATCTTAATCATCCcattgcttttaatattttgcattaaatatttgcGTTTTTGTGTTGCAATGGCCTTAGTCAAGTCAAGCCACTTTTAATTatgtagcgctttatacaatacaggttgtgtcaaagcagctttagtgtcaaacaggaaaaaaaaaaataaagtttataaatgaagaagacaatagaaaacagtatttatcagttaaagtcagttcattgttgattcagcgATGTCATCTTCCAGCTCAGTTCTATTCCAGTAGTGTCCAGTAGTGTTTTGTAGTTATCctataaaagaagaagaagaagaagaagaagaagaagaagaagaagaagaagaagaaaaaaatgttatttcaagaACTTTTGACTGAAAGGCTCTTTGAGGAACCACAAATGGATCTCTTATTCGAAAACCCCTTTTTGGCAACTTTAATTAAGTGTTTAACAAAAGTCGCGTCGCGTCGCGTTTTTCGACCTCTTTAGACGCAAAATAGGCTACATCGACACAAAATGTGTCTCCTGCTAAATAACCACGACAGAAATAAGCAGACCATAAATCACTGTGAATCACATTAAATGAACATCAGCGTAATTTGGGATGCgtaattcacacaaacatcttGTTCACGGTGTTTAGATAGTTTAAGCATTGAAATGTACGTTTAATTATCTATTTTCTCTCTTGCGTTTGATTGAATTCTGTGGTGATTTATCATGGTGGCATCACGACATGAACTCATTCAGTATTTTACCACTACATTAGAAAAAGAAAGGAGGAAAACAAACGTTGTGGAAAAGCAGATGTTTGCTTATTTGATATAAACCGTCTTGAAGTTCGATATAGCTGCTTATTTATCACTGCATGGATCACATTTTATCTCTATGATTCTGACTAAATAAGATATCAAGGGTATTTTAATAGAAACACGGACTTTATAACCCAACTTTTCTGCTGCAGTGAGCATCTAAATGTTATTGGTTATTATCCATAATTCGGCTGCTAGCTCATCTATCCAGCTGTTCGCGGAATTTATTTCTGCAAAAAGCAGAACGATTAGCAACATTGAAAATAAGACTCTGGggcaatatttcaaaaataaaatttgacccTCTGgacctgaaatatatatatatatattataatatatatatatatatatatatatatatatatatatatatatatatatatatatatatatgatgttctcttatgcatatatatatatatgatgttctCTTATGCATCCAAtgtttgaagtactaaaatgttAATGGTTTTGTAGtagataaaatcaaaaaaattaaatacaaaatcataGGATCATTTAAAACAAGTCACAATTccattaatatttaaagtaaaataacaagcGGACAGAACTCGACAAATAACATCCTTCAGGTGACacgatgtttaaaaataaatctctttaaaatctcttttaaaattaataaaaaaaaaatagtcagagGCGAATAAAAACAGATAATCTTGCATTCATGTGCCTTgattataaataattcataaatctCAACCTCTAGTTTTCCCACACCTGGACAACAGGAAAAACGCAAATTTTCTACATCCTGGACACTGAGTGAACGTCCGtgaatttataaattatgtattgaTGTAACTGGAGCAATTACATATTTTGGGAGCTTCGTTTAATCTCGACAATCTCATTCTGTGCtatttttgcttaatttattCCAGAACGCTAATTTACAGGCCTTCATAAATCTATTTTCACTCGCGTTTATTATTACCGATATTATTAAAATTGCTGTTCAAACATGACTGGCATTAGGCTATTATACGCCGTTCatattgtttgaataaagctATGTACCATGCTATTTGTACCAGACCTTCTTAAAATGAGAACAAGCGTTATTACCTCCATTCTAAGGACATCGTAATTTAAATATCAACAttctaaatatttctataaatcaTTCACAACATAGCAACACTTTCATCTTTTCATTAATCCTTTATTCAAGCACATTGTAAAAGATCTGAAAAACGTTGGAAAGCTACTGAATTATAATATGGGAGTCAGTGGGAGTAAAACACAGTCTTtcaaacacactaaaacacatgAACACCGTAAAGGAAAGCACCTTCACAGGTTAGGTAGGTGTCAACACGGAATGGAGTCTCTctggctcttttttttgtttttccgaTTTTAATATCATCTTATGTGTTGTGGGaggatgatggtggtggtgggggtgaTAGTGGTGgtagttgttgttattattgctgGGATGTATGGGTGGCACTTTGTTGGCCATAGAGGCCTCCCAGAGCTGAGAGAGACCTGGAGAGCAAGGAGAGGATGAGGAGGTGGTGTGAAGCAGCTCCCCTTCAGGTCCACTGGAGCCATGCTTCATTATCTTCTTATACTTGGAGCGCTTGTTTTGAAACCATATTTTCACTTcagtaaacagaacagaaaaaagaacattaaaatacttgaaaaaaaaaaaaaatggaggtcACATTTTTTACAATCTGTTTTTAACAATCGCTTTCAAGACATCAGAGGtctatttttttatgatattgacACTCTGAAGAATTTGCCAGACAGCTTGAACAGTCTTTGTTGAGATGGACTCAGTGACATTGCTGCGTTTCATTACACCCGTACTCAGCAATTGTTCTGCCCTGCCATTTTTATGAAGGCAGTGAAGCATGTGTCTGACAACAACAATCACAgtgtaaaaatagatttaaatttagTTGAACTGAAATGACTTCCAGAGAGCTTGTTTGGCAGATTCTGATAAAAGAATCAGGAATACATTTAGCATTGGAGTTAGTAAATATTAAAGCTAAAGCCACCCAcacatatttaaagggatagttcactcaaaaatgaaaattctctaattatttattcattttaaaacctgTATCAGTctctttattctgttgaacatgatgttttgaagaatgctggtagccAAACAGTTGTCGGTAGCCACTGAACTCCATGGAAAAAATATAATGGAAGTAagtggttaccaacattttcaaagaaactcaaacaggtttggaacaacttgagggtaatgaaatgatgacagatttttcatttttgagttaactatccatcaaaactatttttttgtttttcatgcacagctcatcatttactcacttcgGCAGCACTTACATATACCAAACgtgacagttttattcctatctatattctgaaggtttttacagaggggtttgttcattcattggatttatataatatactgtcattattacatttattgttataaatatttttatatatatgttactttaaaaacagttttcttgCTGTTAGCAGTATTTTCTGATATAAggtgtgataaaaaaaattatattcaaatccCCTCAGTTAAAATCTTTcgctctaatatgtcaacaaaatgaaataaaaatcaatttcacatttcACGTTTCTCTTCTGGAAATGAATTCAGATTGAATGAAATAAAGCCTAATTTCTTATATCTATTAGTTATATATTGTACCCCCTTTCACCTGTGGTTTTAAAACTTgttgattaattttaatgtatcaCCAGATGGTTATGGTGGTGAGAGTTTTCCggaattacaatataatttatagctttaaatgcatttatttcactgCGAATACACTGGCACACAAATGTTTGAGAAGTGTCCTTTAATGATGTGGGAGTTTATGGTTCCTTTGCCAGAATGTGCACTCAATTTAGAAACACCTCGGAGACCCGAAATTGTGCCTTTGGAAGATTTCAGCTGAACGCCTGCAGCACCAGCCACACTGCAAGGCTGAGTCAGAGAGCCCACCTAACGTTGTTTCCATAACCTCAGACAATCAAAATCCATGCAAGGGGATCTTTacacaatgttattagtttggctgTCAACAGATTTAATAAACACACGTaaaaaggattttcttttttatttccaaaGATCGGTTTGCCAAACAGCTTTTATGGTGAGTTGATGGATTCCAGACCTATGTTATATGCGCAAGAAGGGACTTGGAAAAGCCAAAAGCGTGTGCCGTGTGGCACTTGTATATGTGCCTTCAATCACGTTTATGGATCAAATGCAAACTGGCAGCTATGTTCTGGATTTCAAATTGTTGCCACTTATATTGCATACATTGTGTATCACTGAAGTAAGTTTGAATTCCAAGTAATGTGTTGGCAACCACTGTCTGAGGTGAATGTGAGAGGCATTCGTCAACCGATGACAGGAACACTTAGATGCGCTCTGATGAACACCAAGGCGTAATCAGACAGGCAAAACCGTATAGCTGGGAGACAGACTGAACTCATTCTCCATGGCTAAAAATGTGGTGCAACCTGTCACTCGCAGGGCAGCAAGTGTATAACGTAAATggagagggagggaaagaaacGAAGAAGGAAGGCTGTGAATGAAAAACTGAGCAGAATGATGGGAAGGCTTACACTATGTATGCCATGGGCAATATGGCTGCACCCAGGCTTATGTTTAGTTTccatttttttccacacacatacacatttctgATGCATGCATCAATATTTTACTGGTCattcctgtatgtgtgtgtcaacaagagggatttataaaaataaatcaatgtccAAAACACCACCCAACAGGAACTCATTAATGGGCGTGACATCAACATAACAAGCACAAGCATATGACTTTTTAATCAATTACGCACTGAGCAAATGGGATATTTAAAATGGGATAGCAGATGAGTTTTGCTTAAATACACTAGTGAAAGTGAGTCTAGTGTACATGCAGAAATAAAACTCAGCACCCATTTATCTCATCCACTGGCCCAGAAATGACTGTATTTTGTTATATCAATCGCATGAGTGAGCGGCTGGATATCTATTATTAAGCATTAGGCTTAAATTATTCTTGGGATAAGCGCTGTAAAAAACACTCTCTAGTACTGTAAAGAGTAAGAACACAAAAGCGAGTGTGCTAActgaaaaatgaaagtaaaggtCGGATTAAACAAAATCCTCACTTAGCTTTAACAATACTGAAACAAATCAGCCTACTTGCATATACATGACACAAAGCACATAAATGCTCAGAAACCAGCAATGACTGACTCATCATGGTCTCACCTGACTGTTCATCCAGCCTCACCTCAGCGTATAATTACTTTCAGACAGATTTGCAGGTATTTCAGCACTTGAGCCTCACAAGAATGCATGAATTTTACTGTATtagaaaatatcaaaccaaatggcaTTTGCAGTTGCAAGTTATATTAGACCATTATCACAGTAGTAAGTTCACTTTAAATCGAATGGGGTGTTGGTGATTTTTAGTGAATGTATTAAGTCAGTTGCTCTCAAGTTCACACAGGCGTCCTATCAGAGTAACCACAAGCATAGCTCATCACTTCAACATTAACTATGAACATATTCCACTACCAACTGTACAAATACTTTTCAATAACCAAATAATCTCAAAGCTAACTAAGTtactttataataatactaatactttaAACTTATGTTCAGTGAGGCTCAAGTGTCTAAATATTTTTGAGACAATtctaaaacaacatataaaatagaaaaatgctaaaatgcacatttcttaacaAAATAGGTTTTCCTGTGGTCCATGAACAGCGCCCACCTAGCTAAAAAATGTTCTATGAGCATTTTGccagaaattaaattattattaaattattatttctgaatgttctctaaatgttcaaaacgtccagttttaaaagttttctaaaaagtctctctctctctctctctctctctaaaaatgtcattaagggaaaattccattttatcatttttcataTGGGAAcgatacttttgaatgttctctggcCATTctgaaacttaaaatgtaaaagaatgctTGACGAACATTTAACCTAAAGGGTTTCAGAAAAACATTACAGCAATGATGTACagataatgtttttgtgctaaagttttgagaaaattagattaagattagattagataacTGAACGAACGTTCTACTAATGTTACGTTTGTTCATAACTCTGAGCGAACACTCCCATAACGTTTTGAGAACGTTCCCTGTGAGCTGGGCAAATGACAAATTCCATAATGCCGACGTCACCCTGATGAGGTTCTTCAAAAGATCATACCGTGTATAACCTAATAAAATATAGCCCGTTCACATCTGCTCTCCGAAATTAGCAATTCGTCCTGCCGTATACTAAGTGAAGACTATAGGCCTCATACCGATCAGGAAGAACATGCTGCAGTTGTATGGTCCCaaacagaagtggagatgctggacaTTTACCTGTGTTTGAGTCAGTCCCAGTTTGGCGGCTAGATCTGCGCGCTCGGGCAGCGCGAGGTACTGGGTCTGCTGGAAGCGCTGATGCAGCGCCTGCAGCTGAACACTGGAGTAAATGGTTCGCGGTTTGCGGATCTTCTTCCCCTTGCCATTAAGGCGAAGTTCACCATTTTCAATGACCGCTGGCTTTTCGTGGTCTTCAGGCATGCAAACGAAATAAAACGACAGCATTATGACACAGTAAACGCTTTggataaatgtatttaaacaagcAGGTTACTACTATGTGAGAGAAATCGTAAATTATGACGCACTAAAGAGCTGTTACTGTCTGTTTGATTTACAATTGCCAAATATGAGATTTATCTGGTGTTTTAGGGGGAACATTAATGGGTCATCATTTAAGATCAGGAAACCATAATTAACGTCGCTTTAAAGTCAAGTTTACAGGCGGACTTTAATGTTAGCTTAAATTACTGTGTATTGCTCTGTCGATGAATTTCTACAGtgtgtaatgtttattttgatatttatgacatttttgaTGAGTGCATTCATTTTATTGTCTCTAAGAGAAACCTTACGTTACGTATAAGAATTAAACGGTTTAATGTTGCCTTTAAatcaagtttaatttaaataagcttaagaaagaaaatcaaattcTTGCAagaaatttgttaaaataaaagatcagggCCTTGCAATACACACacttttgtgtttgtcatttgcaACTGATATACCCGAGTTCACTGAAACTCTTGgtctttaaaattaattagaccatgtttattattattattattattattattactactaaatctggtagcctatttatttaaaatacagtgaatgcAGTTAAATTAGCTACTGTTATAAACGCAGTTAATATGTTTTAAGCATAAGCCATGGCAGATATTAATCAAATAACGAAACATGCCCGTATAAAGTTTACTTCTAATTTTGTACCTTATGTATGGGAAAAAAATGCGTTCGCAAACATGCAGAGAGCATGCAGTATGTTTTAGGAAACAATGGAAACACGTCAAAACCTCACATTCTGATGTTTTATGAAGATACTCACTCGTTTCCTCAACCCTCGCGTGCGCCAGAGTACTGCTGTGGTTGTTTGGCTGGTAAGGCATGTAAGCACCCGGAGCAGGAGCGCTCACCGGCCCGGGGTAGGCGTATCCCAGCGGCCGCCTGTAATGGGACGCGGTGGAAGGGTAGGGAGCATCGTGCTGGAGGTGTCCGCCTGAGTGCAATCCATGTACTGGGTAAATATTGTGTGCGAATCCGGATAAATGTTGCTGGTTGGTTGCAAGTCCGTGGCCGAACtctaaaaatgctgatttggAAGGATCTGAACTATTCAGCGTATCAGACATGAAACTCATAGACATCATTAACAGTCAAGTCCATAAAGCCCGAGGATGGTCTGAGTGCTGCATTGAACGTTCACTGTGCACGAAAAAGACCTTGAACCGGTTCCATCCCAAAATAAATTGGGCCAAAACAAGCAACCACGGATTTCTAAATGAAAACCTGTTTCCCAAAGTCACTGGAGTGAATCTCATATGTGAATACGAGTTTATCTTTTTCAAATCATGACAAAACCGCGCAATATCCAAGTCACCTCGGGCTCGCGGTCCTGTGTGTTTCTGACTGACTCGCGCTCCTCGAGAGCGCGCGTTGATTGGTGTGTCACGCGACACCGGGGAGCTCTAAATGAACTTGATGAGCATTTGCTATCGAATTATGCTGAGCCCTGATATCGATCATGTCATCTTCAAATTAAACACAGcctttattgtattgtattgtattagcctatattaataatataaatacattaattatttttacaattacattgaATAGCCTATGCAACGATCCTAATACATAAGAAACAATGAAacttatatatagctatatatatatatatatatatatatatatagtaatatatatatatattttatttttatatatatttatatatatatatatattagggctgtcaaatgattaatcacgattaatcacatccaaaataaaagttttgtttacataatatatgtgtgtatactgtgtatattttatttatgtatatataaatacacacacatgcatgaatatatttaagaagaatatgttatgtttatatattaaatatatttatatatatataaaaatataagaatataaatatataaatgtatatacatgtgaatattttctaaatatataatttatgtgtgtgtgtatttatatatactaataaatataccctgtacactacatatattatgtaaacaaaacttttatttttggatgtgattaatcgtgattaatcatttgacagccctaatatatatatatatatatatatatatatatatatatatatatatatatatatgaatgtcaGTGTAATTTCAGTGTATATTGGGGGCTTCATATTTCTCCATGTTTAGTGAAATCATTTGGATACACTAATTGTAGTTGTATGCAGTGATTTCTACCAAAACGTTTCACAAATAGAGTGGTTTGCGCCCAATGTGACACTGGAACGGAACGGAAGGAGTTCCACCACCTTCCATTCAGAAAACTAAAATGATTGGAAGTTTGTTTGTTAATCCATTCCATTCCTCCAGTccagtttttgtttgttccacacagtacacacattccAGGAGAAACTCTGAATTGTTCTCTAAAATATTTGTTATGCTGgtaataatgtaggcctataggATACAGGATtactcacatttttaaaatacgaACAGGCCTACACATAAATATCGAATGAGCTGGAGTGTGTGAGCTTTTTTGgaaacaaaagtttaaaatatctacgtagaatttagaatttaggttttatattaaatatttacattaaagttTAAAGGTGTGGGAAATAAgccagaaagagaaaaaaaaaatccggtaAATTTCACGTTAAACAATCAATAGGCCTACTCAAATTaggaaaaaagttattaaatagaCAAAAGACGACAAATAAACTAAAGACCCATACACCCATAAAcagaacagtattttatttatttattttaagagttgcacatttaaaaggtattttaatCAATAATTGAATACTagaattactgttttttcttctatTACTTTTAAAATCTTCCAAGTTGgcaaaagtattttctttaattGAAGAACCACAGCAGCTGTTTTCGCTCGTCTGACCGTGAAATCACACAAGTGCAACCAAAAGCTGATATTTTGCTTAACTGATAAACAGTTGTAAATTAACTGATAAAcaggtgtaaataaatataagtttattttacaaaagtgtttAAGAAAGTGAAACCCGTGACCTTTAAAACTGAAATCCTAAATTAACCCTTGTTTTTACTGGGTTcgtatatgaatttttttttagataaagatGTAACAACCTGTAATGTGGACTCCGATTATGCTATCTTAACAAACTTAATTTGATAATCACTAGCCAGAGAATCAAGTAAAATAGGCTAAATTGTTCATTAAGttatatgtaggctatatagAATGTATAAGAAATAAAGTCCAGATCCACTTTCAGGATCAGACTATAATATATAGCCTATTGCAAGATATGCCAATTTGTGGataaaaagtctttttaaaatgtgaatataacgaatattttttttttaattttttaattttattttatttttttatttttttatttttttttttttagcgcgATGCATGTATTTTATGACATGGTGTTTTCTTGGAACAGTCAGTGAGTGTGGAGGTGCTGTTAGAGGCGGGAGGATGAAAGCGCTTTGAAATCCCGCTCAGAGCCCGACAAGCCTTTGAGCGCCTGAACAGCAGACACACAGACAACATCCAATTCATACGCACTTCTGACAGAATCATTTTAAGCTCTTTGTAAGAGACATTTGGTATGATATCTGTGgttgttactatttttttttttttttggtttgaattcAGGCGTAGGCCTATAGCTTGGCGGAACACGGAGAGACGGGATGAAGTTAAAAATGAACTACACGGGGGTGAAAATAATTATGACCACACGAGGTGTCAGTAGATGTTTTAGGTCTCtgtgtaaaaattttattttaaaagaaactaaaatcCCATGCCTGGATTTGTGATCACTTTGGATGTTAAATGACAGATACCAAATAGCTATCCACACaaggagaaaataaaaaactaaaaacagaaataggAATATCAGATATCATCAGGGTTACACATTGAACAAGACCCATACACCCATAAACAGAacagtatgttatttattttaagagttgCACATTTTGTTTCCTCTACGTTTCAtacaattttgaattaaaaatgaaaatagggAGGGCGGCTATGGGAgatcatataattattttaccaagAACATTTGATTACCACAACAACTGTACGCGCAAAATTTAGCGATAAGTAGATTTAATTCCAAATAAAAGggaatttcatttataaaatatttatttgattaattacagAGAGTTAGCCTTATTTGTGCCGTGAATTGTGGATTTCTGtgtaaactggaaaaaaaattgaaCCCTAAAAATTTTAACATCCAAGATAACTGGTTTTatgcaagttaaaaatataaatgtatttaatatagctgaatcaacctaaatacatgaatttatatCAACAAAACTATTTTATGGGTTAAACTGGATTATATTTGcagaacaaattaaataaataaataaaataaaataaaattgctgaAAATCATGCACTTtccaaaaacagtaataatgatgGATATGACACAAACTTACAGTAAATGCATGCAATAAAAGCACCAAATAGAGTAAGCAAAAATTAGATAAGCAAAATCATTCTGTAATATTTTCTCTTTGCTGTTGCCACATGTGCCATGTGCCAGTTTTAAGATATTAATAACTGTATTGCTCAGCATCTCACATCCTTCCAGAAGAACCTGCAATACATGTGACTTTTAATCACACCCTGAAAATCCCAGCCATCATAAGAAACTCACAGCAGCGATACCTCCC contains:
- the LOC122147124 gene encoding homeobox protein Dlx4b-like, translated to MMSMSFMSDTLNSSDPSKSAFLEFGHGLATNQQHLSGFAHNIYPVHGLHSGGHLQHDAPYPSTASHYRRPLGYAYPGPVSAPAPGAYMPYQPNNHSSTLAHARVEETNHEKPAVIENGELRLNGKGKKIRKPRTIYSSVQLQALHQRFQQTQYLALPERADLAAKLGLTQTQVKIWFQNKRSKYKKIMKHGSSGPEGELLHTTSSSSPCSPGLSQLWEASMANKVPPIHPSNNNNNYHHYHPHHHHHPPTTHKMILKSEKQKKEPERLHSVLTPT